CATGCGCGTCCGGTCGAAATGGGCGCCCCGCGACAACGCATCGCTGACCTGGGCGAGCAGGGCCGCCTGTTGCGCCGACGCGGCGTCCGCCTCGGCGCGACCGGCGGCCAGCCCCTCGGCATAGCCTGCCGCCCGCGCAGCGGCGACCGGGTCGACGAACTGCGCAGGCGGGGCCTTGGGCTCCACCGCCTTGTCGGCGTCGAACATATCCCAGCCCTGAGTCGGCTTGTGGCCTGGTGCTTCGGGCGCGAAATGGCGCGGCGTCGCAACTGCTTCGCGCGGGGCGATGGGGCGCGCGGCGAAGGCGCCGGGCGGAGCGAAGGCGCGCTTGAGCGCGTCGGCGATCCCTTCGCTGCGTGCGGCCAGACCGGGGACAAAGTTAGACATAATCGTCATCCCCGCCGCCGCCCGGCATCGTGATCGTGCCGTCCTTTACCAGCTGACGCGCGATGGCGATCATCGCCTTTTGCGCGTCGAGCACTTCGGCCATCTTCATCGGGCCGCGTGCTTCCATCTCGTCGCGGATCGTGTCGGCCGCGCGGCTCGACATGCAGGACAGGAATCGGGTGCGCGCTGCCTCGTCCACGCCCTTGAGGCTGCGGACCAGCACGTCGCTGTCGATGTTGCGCAGCAGCGTGCCCATATTCTTGTCGTCGAGTTCGAGCAGATTGTCGAAGACGAACATCGCCTCCTCGATCGCGCGGGCAATCTCACGGTCGATCTTGGCGAGCTTGGGCATCACCTTCTGTTCGGTGATCTTGCGCGCCGACGACATGATCTTCGCCGCCTCGCGCGTACCGCCCATCTGCAGACCGACAACCCGTTTGGGCTGCCCCGCATGACGTTCGAGCAACTGGGTCAGCGTCGCAATGGCGTCGGGCGTGACCGGACCCAGCCGCGCGACGCGGCGCAGCACCTGCGGCTGGATCGCCTCGGGCAACATCTCGAGCACCTGCGCGGCGACCGCCGGATCGAGATGCGCAAGCAGCACGGCGGCGATCTGCGGATGCTCGTCTTCCAGCATCCCGGCGATCTCGGTCGCGTCCATCCAGGCGAGCGCGCTGATCGATTCGGCGGGCTCAGGCGGCAGGATGCTGGCGAGCACCGTCCCCGCGCGTTCCGGCCCCAGCGCCTTGGTGACCACCGTTTCGAGCTTGGGGCGCGGATCGAACTGGATCGCGCTGCGCTCCTGCGCACGGCCGGTGAAGTCGTCCAGGACCTGCGCCATTTCCCATTCGCTGACGTCCGCAACGGCCATCATCGCCGAACCGAGCTGACGCACCTCGTCGGGATCGAGTTTCTGCAGGATCGCGGCAGCCTCTTCGTCGCCGACGACCATCATCAGAACGGCGGCACGTTCGACGCCGGTGAAGCGGCGGGGGGCGTTCATCTCACTGACCCTCCGTGCGGATCATGTCGCGCACCGCCAGTGCGGCGCGGGCAGGATTGTCGCGGGTGAAGTCACGCACGAGTCCCACGCGGTCGCCGAGCGACAGGCCCGATCCGGACAGCATCTGCGGGCTGACCGGCGTCGGCAGCTGCACGCCGTCAGCGGCACCCATCGGCACGCCCGAGCCGCGCGCATCGTCGCGGCGGCGCATCAGCGAGCGGGCGAGCGGGCGGACGCCGAGCAGAAGGACGAGCAGCGCGATCACCAGAGCGGTAACGTTGCGCGCGATCATCGCGAACCATGTGGTTTCGTAGAAGGGAATGCCCTCCGCCTCGGCGGCGGCGTTGGTGCTGAACTTGCGGCTGACCACCGTGACCTGGTCCTGGCGATCCGCCTTATAGCCGACCGTCGCCTTGACCAGCTCATCGATCTGGCGAATCTCGACCTGACCGCGGGGCTTGCCCGGCTCTTCGCGCAGCAGCACGGCGACCGACAGCCGCTTGATGCTGCCCGGCATGTTGCGCGTCACCGATACCTCACGCCCGTTGCTGTAGCTGCGGGTGAAGCTGTCGCTCTGCTTCATGCCCGGCGCGGCGACGGGTGTCGCGAGCTGGCCGGGCTGGGCCGGAGCATCGGGGGTCGGCGTAGCGACCGTGCTGGGCGGCGGCGGGACGTTGGACAGCGCGCCGGGGATGCCACCGGGGGCAGCCGCCGCATCGCGCGGCGCGCCGGTCCAGTTGCCCTGTTCGGCGCGGACGACGGTGCCTTCCTTGTCATAGCTTTCGCGGGTCGCCTGGCTTTCGTCCAGATCGACTTCGGCCTGCACCTCGGCGCTGAAATTGCCCGCACCGAGCAAGGGGGTGAGCAACTGAACCAGCTGCTGGCGCACCTTGTCCTCGACCCGGTTCTGGAAATCGATGCGCGCGTCGCCGGCGCTCGATTCCTGGCCGGACTTGCTGAGCAACGCGCCCATCTGGTCGACGATGGTCACCGAATCGGGCTTCATCCCCGGCACCGACGAGGCGACGAGGTTGACGATCGAGCGGACCTGCGCGTCGCTGAGGGCGCGGCCCGGCTGAAGCTTGACGATCACCGATGCACTGGGTTCCGCCTTGTCGCGGACGAACACACTGGCTTCGGGGGTGGCGAGATGCACCCGCGCCTCAGCCACCGTGTCGATCGCGCCGATCGAGCGGGCGAGTTCGGTCTCGCGCGCCTGGCGCAGCCGTTCACCCTCGACCGCGCGGCTCGCGCCCATGGGCAAATTGTCGAGCAAGGCATAGCCGCCGGGTGCCGCCTTGGGCAAATCCTGACCGGCCAGCAGCATCCGCGCCTTGTGATAATCGTCCTCACCGACAGTGATCGACCCCGACCCGTCGATGCCGTTCGCGATGCTGGCGGCGTCGAGCGCCTGCGCCACCGCCGCCTTGTCGCTTTCGGGCAGGTTGGCGAACAGCACACGCTGCGGCGGGGTCGACAGGCTTATCCAGGCGAGCGCCGCAGCGGCGATCAGCCCGAGCATGAAGATCAGCGGAAGGCTGCGCTTGACCGCTGGCTGGGACAGGATGCCGCCCAGCTGCTTCATCGGATTTGCCATCCCGGCATTGGCGGGGGCGGCGTCGGCGGTGGCGATGGCGTTGCTCATGGTCAGACCGGCATGCTCATGATGTCACGATAGGCGGTCAGCAGCTTGTTCCTGACCTGAAGCGTCGCTTCGAACCCGACCGACGCCTCCTGGCGGGCGAGCATCACCTTGGCGATGTCGACCGTTTCGCCGCGCTCATAGGCGGCGGAAAGCTCGCTGGCGCGGTTCTGCGCGCCATTCACCTTGCCGACCGCCTGCTCCATCGTGTCGATGAAGCTCGACGGCCCAGCAGGCTGGACGCCCGGCGTACCGACCGGGGCGGCAGCACCGCTGGTCGCGCGCTGAAGCGCCTCGTTGCGTTCGAGGATCTGGGCGCGCAGTTGCATCACCCGGTCGACGCCCCCGGCGCCGCCAATTCCGCCGACGCTCATGCGCTAATCCTCCGGACAAGATCCTCGCCTTGCTCGCGCGCCTTGGCGAGGCGGTAGCGCAGCGTGCGTTCCGAGATGCCGAGCCGCTTGGCGGTCTCGGTCCGGCTTCCGCCGCATGCTGCCAGCGTCTCGCGGATCGCCGCGAATTCGCTGAGCTGGACGATGTTGCTGAGCTGGCCGGGTTCGGCCTGCACCGGCGCGGCCAGCGTCGGCGCGCGGTCGAAGATCAGGTGATCGGGCGTGATCGCGTCGCCCATGCACAGCAGCAGCGCACGCTGGATCACGTTCTCCAGCTCGCGGACATTGCCCGGCCAGTCATGCGCCTGGAGCACCGCCAGCGCCTCGCGCGTCACCCACGGGAGTTGACCGCGCGGGCCAGCGTGGCGCAGCACCATCGCGGCGGCGAGCGCGGCGACATCGCCCGGACGCTCGGCCAGCGGCTTGGTCGACAGCGGGAAGACCGACAGGCGGTAGTAAAGATCGGCACGGAAGCGGCCTTCCATCACCTCGGTCTGGAGATCGCGGTTGGCGCAAGCGATGACGCGGACGTCGATCTTCTCGGCTGCGGTCGCCCCGATCGGAACGACTTCGCGCTCCTGCAATGCGCGGAGCAATTTGGCCTGCAGCGCCAGCGGCATTTCGGCGACTTCGTCGAGCAGCAATGTGCCGCCATTGGCCGCGCGGAAAAAGCCTTCGCCCGCCGCATTCGCACCGGTGAACGCGCCCTTCTGATGCCCGAACAGCAAGGCTTCGAGCATGGTTTCGGGCAAGGCCGCGCAATTGACCGCGATGAACGGGCCGTCGCGGCGAGTGCTACCCATATGGATCGCCTTGGCCAGCACTTCCTTGCCGGTGCCGGTCGGGCCGTTGATCAGCACGGTGATGTCGGCGGCGGCGACGCGTTCGGCCAGCGCGTAGAGCGCCAGGCTTTCGGGGTCGGCCGCGACCGGAGCATGCGCGCCGCGCAGCATCGCGCTGGCAAAGCCGGTCGCGACGGCGGTGTCATCGGCGCCATAGGACAGGCGCGCGGGATTACCGTCATGGAACGGGATCGCCGCGACCGGGCCGTCGGCCAGCACCAGGGTGCGGGCAGAGACCGGGGGCGCTTCGCCCTCGACGATCATGAACAGATCGCCGGGCATCGGCTTCACCTTGTCGGCCGCGCCGATCGTGAATCCCTGCGAGCGAAGCGCCGAAACCAGCGCATAATTCTGGCGAAGGACTGCTGCCGACGGAAAGATGGTCTGCATTCGAGAACCCCCTGTTGATGGGGGGAATGCGGGATTGATGGTAAACGACCGGTAAACCAATTCAAAAAAAACAGCATTTTTCGGCTCCAGTTAGCCGCGCACGCCTCTACGCGCGCGCGAGACCTGCGAAAAACCGCGCAGAAAACTGCTTAATCCGCCGGCCACCCTGCCGTTCTACCCCATTGGCGGCTCGGGCTCTCTCGCATTCAGGGGGGAACGGAGAGACGCCGGATTGAACGGAGACAAGACATGACTGTTATCGGAACGAACATCGCGAGCCTTCGCGCCGCGAACGCTTCGAAGACGGCGTCGGCCTCGCTGCAGACCGCCATGGAGCGTCTGTCGACTGGCAAGCGCATCAACACTTCGAAGGACGACGCCGCCGGCCTCGCCATCGCATCGACGATGACCTCGTCGATCCGCGGCATGAGCCAGGCGATCCGCAACGCCAATGACGGCGTCAGCCTTGCCCAGACCGCCGAAGGCGCGCTGAGCGAAGTCACCAACATGCTGCAGCGCATCCGCGAACTG
The genomic region above belongs to Sphingomonas sp. J315 and contains:
- a CDS encoding flagellar assembly protein FliH codes for the protein MSNFVPGLAARSEGIADALKRAFAPPGAFAARPIAPREAVATPRHFAPEAPGHKPTQGWDMFDADKAVEPKAPPAQFVDPVAAARAAGYAEGLAAGRAEADAASAQQAALLAQVSDALSRGAHFDRTRMAGHLRQTVLHLVSRMIGDAGVAPDVLAHRIEAATDLLADSAESAILRLHPDDVALVQDHLPKNVFPVGDAQLKRGAFVIESASTIVEDGPELWLEQLAQAIDRIPIPPEI
- the fliG gene encoding flagellar motor switch protein FliG; protein product: MNAPRRFTGVERAAVLMMVVGDEEAAAILQKLDPDEVRQLGSAMMAVADVSEWEMAQVLDDFTGRAQERSAIQFDPRPKLETVVTKALGPERAGTVLASILPPEPAESISALAWMDATEIAGMLEDEHPQIAAVLLAHLDPAVAAQVLEMLPEAIQPQVLRRVARLGPVTPDAIATLTQLLERHAGQPKRVVGLQMGGTREAAKIMSSARKITEQKVMPKLAKIDREIARAIEEAMFVFDNLLELDDKNMGTLLRNIDSDVLVRSLKGVDEAARTRFLSCMSSRAADTIRDEMEARGPMKMAEVLDAQKAMIAIARQLVKDGTITMPGGGGDDDYV
- the fliF gene encoding flagellar basal-body MS-ring/collar protein FliF; translated protein: MSNAIATADAAPANAGMANPMKQLGGILSQPAVKRSLPLIFMLGLIAAAALAWISLSTPPQRVLFANLPESDKAAVAQALDAASIANGIDGSGSITVGEDDYHKARMLLAGQDLPKAAPGGYALLDNLPMGASRAVEGERLRQARETELARSIGAIDTVAEARVHLATPEASVFVRDKAEPSASVIVKLQPGRALSDAQVRSIVNLVASSVPGMKPDSVTIVDQMGALLSKSGQESSAGDARIDFQNRVEDKVRQQLVQLLTPLLGAGNFSAEVQAEVDLDESQATRESYDKEGTVVRAEQGNWTGAPRDAAAAPGGIPGALSNVPPPPSTVATPTPDAPAQPGQLATPVAAPGMKQSDSFTRSYSNGREVSVTRNMPGSIKRLSVAVLLREEPGKPRGQVEIRQIDELVKATVGYKADRQDQVTVVSRKFSTNAAAEAEGIPFYETTWFAMIARNVTALVIALLVLLLGVRPLARSLMRRRDDARGSGVPMGAADGVQLPTPVSPQMLSGSGLSLGDRVGLVRDFTRDNPARAALAVRDMIRTEGQ
- the fliE gene encoding flagellar hook-basal body complex protein FliE, whose amino-acid sequence is MSVGGIGGAGGVDRVMQLRAQILERNEALQRATSGAAAPVGTPGVQPAGPSSFIDTMEQAVGKVNGAQNRASELSAAYERGETVDIAKVMLARQEASVGFEATLQVRNKLLTAYRDIMSMPV
- a CDS encoding sigma-54 interaction domain-containing protein, translating into MQTIFPSAAVLRQNYALVSALRSQGFTIGAADKVKPMPGDLFMIVEGEAPPVSARTLVLADGPVAAIPFHDGNPARLSYGADDTAVATGFASAMLRGAHAPVAADPESLALYALAERVAAADITVLINGPTGTGKEVLAKAIHMGSTRRDGPFIAVNCAALPETMLEALLFGHQKGAFTGANAAGEGFFRAANGGTLLLDEVAEMPLALQAKLLRALQEREVVPIGATAAEKIDVRVIACANRDLQTEVMEGRFRADLYYRLSVFPLSTKPLAERPGDVAALAAAMVLRHAGPRGQLPWVTREALAVLQAHDWPGNVRELENVIQRALLLCMGDAITPDHLIFDRAPTLAAPVQAEPGQLSNIVQLSEFAAIRETLAACGGSRTETAKRLGISERTLRYRLAKAREQGEDLVRRISA